In one window of Juglans regia cultivar Chandler unplaced genomic scaffold, Walnut 2.0 Scaffold_116, whole genome shotgun sequence DNA:
- the LOC118345010 gene encoding uncharacterized protein LOC118345010, giving the protein MQGDSWILGGSLLTLLPPKSCGSSAFRRVCATIYADKWRVFRLWNSRSWWTWPVLQSGRIVLQWAPLRARKGVVLQVREAVRDLPKRSFRELGPDRRQSPVLVQEGRTPVCPRCNRAHEGECGQRGIQCFRCGQPGHFARECPNQIQGGQGARGGRRCGRNNQRPLVQARVYAVIPGDVDYEGPETHDAGVITGRVRIYDFHACTLFDSGASRSFVSTTFARMCNLVTEPLPQSLVVALPNGEMVCCSKIALGCPLDFGERTLDADLIVFKLLGFDIILGMDWLYQYYANIDCRSRVISFQLSDGDYLEFVGSKLKARLAIISAIQAKKDIACGADAFWVQVVATPSKKKFVVDIPVVDEFPDVFMEELPGLPLVRDMEFVIDLEPGAAPVHKAPYRMAPAELKELKTQLQELVDKGFIQPCTSPWGAPVLFVKKKDGTLRMCIDYRELNKVTIKNKYPLPRIDDLFDQLQGAAIFSKIDLRSEYYQLRIRYKDVPKTAFRTRYGHFEFKVMSFGLANAPAAFMDLMNRVF; this is encoded by the exons atgCAAGGAGATTCATGGATCTTGGGCGGTTCGCTCCTCACCTTATTGCCACCGAAGAGCTGCGGGTCGAGCGCTTTCAGGAGGGTCTGCGCCACGATATACGCAGACAAGTGGCGTGTCTTCAGATTATGGAATTCCAGAAGCTGGTGGACTTGGCCAGTATTGCAGAGCGGGAGAATAGTTTTGCAGTGGGCTCCCCTCCGGGCCAGAAAAGGCGTAGTTTTGCAGGTGAGGGAAGCAGTTCGGGATCTCCCCAAAAGATCATTCAGAGAGTTGGGGCCCGATCGCAGACAATCTCCGGTGCTCGTGCAGGAAGGCCGGACTCCAGTATGCCCCAGATGCAATAGAGCCCATGAGGGCGAATGTGGTCAACGGGGAATTCagtgttttagatgtggccagCCGGGTCACTTTGCTCGTGAGTGCCCCAACCAAATCCAAGGAGGTCAAGGAGCACGAGGAGGTCGACGTTGTGGGAGGAACAACCAGAGACCGCTGGTACAAGCTCGGGTCTATGCCGTGATCCCAGGAGATGTGGACTATGAGGGCCCAGAGACCCACGATGCAGGGGTGATTACTG GTAGAGTTCGTATATATGATTTTCATGCATGTACCCTGTTTGATTCTGGGGCGTCCCGATCTTTTGTGTCCACTACGTTTGCACGGATGTGCAACTTAGTCACGGAACCTTTACCACAATCCTTGGTGGTGGCCCTTCCCAATGGGGAGATGGTGTGTTGCTCCAAAATTGCGTTAGGCTGTCCTTTGGATTTTGGAGAGAGGACACTGGATGCGGATTTGATAGTATTCAAGTTGCTTGGATTCGAcataattttgggtatggattggttgTATCAGTATTATGCAAATATTGATTGTAGAAGTCGGGTAATCAGTTTTCAACTCTCAGATGgggattatttagaattcgtgggaagcaaGTTGAAAGCAAGACTAGCAATCATATCAGCAATTCAAGCTAAGAAAGATATAGCTTGTGGAGCGGATGCTTTTTGGGTTCAAGTTGTGGCTACGCCATCCAAGAAGAAGTTTGTAGTAGATATTCCAGTTGTGGATGAATTTCCTGATGTGTTCATGGAGGAGTTACCTGGATTGCCTCTCGTTCGCGATATGGAATTTGTTATTGATTTGGAACCTGGAGCGGCTCCTGTGCATAAAGCTCCTTATCGCATGGCGCCGGCTGAAttaaaagagttgaagactCAGTTGCAAGAATTGGTCGACAAGGGATTTATTCAGCCCTGTACTTCGCCGTGGGGAGCGCCAGTtttgtttgtcaagaagaaagatggtactctcagaatgtgtatagattatCGGGAGCTTAACAAGGTGACAATTAAGAACAAGTATCCTCTACCAAGAATTGATGATTTGTTTGACCAACTTCAGGGAGCGGCTATCTTTTCAAAGATTGACTTGAGGTCAGAGTACTATCAACTGAGGATAAGGTATAAGGATGTGCCCAAGACTGCTTTCAGAACGAGGTATGGGCATTTTGAATTTAAGGTGATGTCATTTGGACTAGCTAATGCCCCGGCCGCTTTTATGGACTTAATGAATCGGGTGTTCTGA